A single Candoia aspera isolate rCanAsp1 chromosome 5, rCanAsp1.hap2, whole genome shotgun sequence DNA region contains:
- the EEF1AKMT1 gene encoding EEF1A lysine methyltransferase 1 codes for MNYGDDDVPQLSSEALAALQEFYVEQQQREAKTTDRTQSYSVGSIEENWQLSQFWYDSETALCLANEAIRAAGKGGRIACVSAPSVYQKLKESQHFSTCILEYDRRFSVYGAEYSFYDYNSPLKLPAHLEAHSFDIVVADPPYLSEECLKKIAETIKYLTKGKILLCTGLIMEEYAAKYLGVKMCKFIPKHARNLANEFRCYVNYDSGLDLDSPS; via the exons ATGAATTATGGTGATGATGATGTTCCCCAGCTTTCATCTGAAGCTTTAGCTGCTTTGCAGGAGTTCTATGTTGAGCAACAGCAGAGAGAAGCTAAGACCACTGATAGAACTCAGAGTTATTCTGTCGGCTCTATTGAAGAGAACTGG CAACTGAGCCAGTTTTGGTATGATTCTGAAACAGCACTTTGTTTGGCTAATGAGGCCATAAGAGCAGCTGGAAAAGGTGGCAG GATAGCTTGTGTCAGTGCCCCTAGTGTTTATCAAAAGCTGAAAGAGAGCCAACATTTTTCAACCTGCATTTTGGAATATGACCGAAGATTTTCCGTATACGGAGCTGAGTATAGTTTCTATGATTACAACAGTCCTTTGAAACTTCCAGCCCACCTTGAAGCACATAGTTTTGATATTGTCGTAGCAGATCCACCCTACTTATCTGAAGAATGTCTCAAAAAAATAGCAGAAACCATAAAATACTTAACTAAAGGAAAGATTCTGCTGTGTACAG gttTAATCATGGAGGAATATGCTGCAAAGTATCTTGGCGTGAAGATGTGCAAGTTTATTCCAAAACATGCTCGAAATTTAGCTAATGAATTTCGATGTTATGTGAATTACGATTCTGGACTGGATTTAGATTCTCCCTCTTGA
- the IL17D gene encoding interleukin-17D, with translation MRSRSCADRPEELLEQLYGRLTAGMLSAFHHTLQLEPLENDQNISCPAGGWPTTDKKYRLPINLNSVSPWSYRISYDSTRYPKYIPEAYCLCKGCLTGDYGEENLRFRSTPVFMPAVILRRTTSCAGGRYVYTEDYVSIPVGCTCVPEYEKEAEQANSSIDKQAVKLLGNHNNDKPASK, from the exons ATGCGGTCTCGGTCCTGTGCAGACCGACCTGAGGAGCTTCTGGAACAGCTGTATGGAAGACTCACAGCTGGCATGCTCAGCGCCTTCCATCACACCCTGCAGTTGGAGCCCCTGGAAAATGATCAGAACATCAGTTGTCCAGCGGGAGGCTGGCCAACTACTGACAAGAAGTACCGTCTCCCCATCAATCTCAACAGTGTCTCTCCTTGGTCCTACAG AATCTCCTATGATTCTACCAGGTATCCAAAGTACATTCCTGAAGCCTACTGCCTTTGTAAGGGCTGTCTTACAGGTGATTACGGAGAAGAAAATCTCCGTTTTCGAAGTACGCCAGTGTTTATGCCGGCTGTCATCTTGCGACGGACCACCTCCTGCGCGGGCGGCCGCTACGTTTACACTGAGGACTATGTATCTATTCCTGTGGGCTGCACCTGTGTACCAGAATATGAAAAAGAAGCAGAGCAAGCGAATTCCAGCATAGACAAACAAGCAGTAAAATTGCTGGGGAATCATAATAATGACAAGCCAGCATCCAAATGA